The stretch of DNA GTGCAGGCCGGCTACCAGATCCTGCAACAGGGCGGCAGCGCGATCGACGCGGCAATCGCCACCCAGCTGGTGCTGACCCTGGTCGAGCCGCAGTCGTCCGGCATCGGCGGCGGCGCTTTCCTGGTCCACTACGACGGCCGCAAGACCCAGGCCTTCGATGGCCGCGAGACCGCGCCCTCGAAGGCCGACGAGCGCCTGTTCCAGCGTCCCGACGGCACGCCGCTGTCGCGCGTCGAGGGCATCGTCGGCGGCCGTTCGACCGGCGCGCCGGGCGTGCTGCGCATGCTCGAACTGGCGCACAAGGAGCACGGCAAGCTGCCCTGGAAGACGCTGTTCGCGCCCGCCATCCGCTTGTCGGAACAGGGCTTCGCGGTCAGCCCGCGCCTGCACGCGCTGCTGTCCGGCGACCGTTACCTGCGCCAGGATCCGGAGGCCGCGCGCTACTTCTACGGCAACGGCGGCCAGCCCTGGCCGGTCGGCCACATCCTGAAGAACCCGGCGCTGGCCGCCACCTTGCGCGAGATCGCCGAGGGCGGCGCCGATGCCTTCTATACCGGCCGGATCGCGCGCGACATCGCCGCCAAGGTGCAGGGCCACCCCACCAACCCGGGCCTGCTCAGCGCCGCCGACATCGCCGCCTACCAGCCGAAAGTGCGCACCCCGGTGTGCAGCGATTATCGCGCCTACACGGTATGCGGCATGCCGCCGCCTTCTTCCGGGGGCATCGCCGTCGCCCAGATGCTGGGCATGTTCGAGACCTTCGACATGAAGGCGCTCGCGCCGGCCAATGGCGTGCCCGGGCCGGATGCGGTGCACGTGTTCAGCGAAGTGGGGCGCCTGGCCTACGCGGACCGCAACCGCTACGCCGCCGACAGCGACTTCGTGCCGCTGCCCGGACGCGGCGTGCCCAGCCTGATCGACAAGACCTACCTGGCCACGCGCGCCAAACTGGTGGGGACGCGCTCGATGGGCGAGGCGCCGGCGGGCAAGCCGCCCGGCATGGAGATGGCCTGGCACTGGGGCAAGGACAACGCCATCGAGACGCCATCGACCTCGCACCTGTCGGTGGTCGACGGCTACGGCATGGGCCTGGCGATGACCACGACCGTCGAGGATGCCTTCGGCTCGCGCCAGATGGTGGACGGCTTCATCCTCAACAACCAGTTGACCGATTTCTCGTTCGCTTCAAGGGACGCCGACGGCCCGATCGCCAACCGGGTGGAAGCCGGCAAGCGCCCGCGCAGCGCGATGTCGCCCACGGTCGTGTTCGACCGCAAGAGTGGCAAGCTGGTCCTGACGGTCGGTTCGCCCGGCGGCCCGGCCATCATCAACTACGTCGCCAAGGTGCTGGTCGGGACGCTCGACTGGGACATGAACGTGCAGCAGGCGATCGCGATGCCGAACTTCGGCAGCCGCAACGGCCCGACCGAGCTCGAAGCGGGGCGCTTCCCGTCGACCACCATCGAGGCGCTGGGTGCGCGCGGCCACAAAGTGCGCCTGGGCGAGCAGACCTCGGGCCTGCACGGCATCCAGCGCATCCAGGTGCACGGCGTGCCGCTGTGGTACGGCGGGGCCGATCCGCGCCGCGAAGGCGTGGCGCAGGGGGACTGAGCGGAACATCCGGATGCCGCACCCGTCGACCGCCGCCGCCTACGACCAGCTGGCCGAACGCTGGCTGGACGGGGTATTCGACGGCAGCAACGGCCTGCGCCAGCACCAACGGGCGCTCGCTTTTCTGGCGCCGGCGGCCGGCGGCTGGGCGCTCAACGTCGGCTGCGGCTGCAGTAGCCGCTTCAACCGGCTGCTGCGCACGCATGGCCTGCGCATCGAAGGCGTCGACGTGTCGGCGCGCATGCTCGAACTGGCCCGGGCCGCCGACCCGGAAGTGGTCCTGCACCATGCCGACATCCGCGACTGGCCGCTTCCCCGCAGCTACCGTTTCATGACGGCGTGGGACAGCATCTGGCATGTCCGCCTGGCGCAGCAGCGCGCCCTCATGCGCAAGCTGCTGCGCGCGCTCGAGCCGGGCGGCGTGTTCATCTTCAGCGCGGGCGGCACGGACGAGGCCGGCGAGCATGTCGACGCGACGATGGGCCCCGAGCTCCGTTACAGCACGTTGGGGATACGGGGCCTGCTTGCGCTCATCCACGAAGCGGACTGCGATTGCCGCCACCTCGAATTCGACCAGCATCCCGAACAACACCTGTTCGTCATTGTGCAACGTCGAGCATGACGATACATCATTGCTTAATTGCAATGATGTACCTTTCAACAAGGAGGGGGCTGCCAACGTCGGCGAAAACCAACTTCCCAGTATTTATTTCCCAAGAGATACCCGACTTTTGCTAAGCTGCGCGGGTGGACAGTGGAGCAAAAACAGGCCTGGTCCTCACAGGCGGTGGAGCACGCGCCGCCTATCAGGCCGGCGTGATGCATGCGATCGCCCGCATTCTTGCCGACGCCGGCCGTCCGGCCCTGCGCTCGCCCTTCGACATTATCTGCGGCACCTCGGCCGGCGCGCTCAACGCCACCGCGCTGGCCTGCCGCGCCGACGACTTCAGCAGCGCCGTGCGCGGCCTGCTGAACGTCTGGGAAGGCGTCAACGCCCACCAGGTCTACCGCGCCGATTCGCTGGGCGTGCTGCGTTCGGGCGCGCGCTGGCTGTCGCTGCTGTCCTTCGGCTGGCTGCTGCGCAAGTGGCACGCCTCGCCGCCCCAGTCGCTGCTCGACAACACCCCGCTGGCCGGCCTGCTGCACCGCGTCCTCGACCTGCCGCGCCTGGATGCCGCGCTGGCCGACGGCGTCCTGCATGCGCTGGCGATCACCGCGTCCTCGTATAGCAGCGGGCATCACATCACCTTCTACCAGGCCGCGCGCGAGATCGCGCCCTGGCTGCGACACCAGCGCCTGGCGTTGTCGACCCAGATCAGCGTCGAGCACCTGCTGGCCTCCAGCGCCATTCCCTTCATCTTTCCGGCGGTGCCGCTCTACCTGGGCGGACGGCGCGAATACTGCGGTGACGGCTCGATGCGCCAGCTGGCGCCGATCGCGCCGGCCATCCACCTGGGCGCGGCGCGGGTGCTGGTGGTGGGGGCGGGGCGCATGTCGGAGCGCGCGGTCGACCCGGCGCCGAACACCGGCTATCCGAGCCTGGCGCAGATCGCCGGCCATGCGCTGTCCTCGATCTTCCTCGACAGCCTGGCCGCCGACATCGAGCGCCTGCAGCGCGTCAACCAGACGCTCGAGCGCGTGCCGCCGGAGGCCCGCGCGGCGCTGCCGCTGCGCCGCGTGGAGCTCCTGGTGATCGCGCCGTCCGAACGCCTCGACGACATCGCGCTGCGCCACGTGCACAGCCTGCCGTCGCCGGTGCGCACGCTGCTGGGCGGGATCGGCGCGCTCGAGACCCGCGGCGCGGCGCTGGCCTCCTACCTGCTGTTCGAGGGCAGCTATACGCGCGAGCTGATCCGACTCGGCGAACGCGATACCCTGGCCCGGCGCGACGACGTGCTGGCCTTCTTCCCCGCATGAGCGCGCTGCTTCGACTGTTCGCGGCGGCGCTGCTGCTGGTGCTGGGGGCGGGCGCGCTGGCCGGCCCGCTGCGCCCGACCCTGCGTTTCCAGCACCTGTCGGTGGCCGAGGGCCTGGCCCAGGAGACGGTGCTGGCGGTGGTGCAGGACCGCGACGGCTTCATGTGGTTCGGCACCCAGCACGGCCTGTCGCGCTTCGACGGCTACCGCGTCATCAACTACCGCACCGTGCCCGGCAAGCCGCGCTCGCTGTCGAACAGCTGGGTGCGCGTGCTGCACCTGGACCGCCACGGCCGCCTGTGGCTGGGCACCGACGGCGGCCTGAACCTGTACGACCCGGTGACCCAGTCCTTCACCCTGTTCGTGCCGGAAGAGACCGCCCGGCGCGGCAATGGCAACCGCCACATCAACGCCATCATCGGCGACGGCCGCGACGGCCTGTGGATCGGCACCAACGACGGACTGCAGTATTTCGACACCACGCTGCGCCGCTTCACCACCTGGCACCACGAGCGCGGCAACGAAGCGAGCCTGAGCGACGACAACGTCAATGCGCTGGCGCTGGACGCAGGCGGGCGCCTGTGGATCGGCACCGGCGGCGGACTCGACAGCCTGGCCACCGGCCCGGGCGCCGGGCGCGCCCGCATCGAGCACCATCCTTCCGACCTGGGGCCGCGCGGCAATCCGGTGCATGCGCTGATGGTGGACGGCCAGCAGCGCCTGTGGATCGGGCGCCTGGGCGGGCTGGAACGGCGCGTGCTCGAGGGACCGGAGGCGGGCAAGCTGCGCCGCTTCGGCCTCGAGGACGGCATCGGCCCGTGGTGGATCACGACCCTGTACCGCGATGCCGCCAACGAGATCTGGATCGGCACCCACGACGACGGCCTGCTGCGCTGGCGCGGCCACGAGGACAAATTCGAGAGCCACCGCCACGTGGTCAGCGACCGCCACAGCCTGGGCGACAACCAGGTCGCTTCGCTGTACCGCGACCGTCTCGGCACCTTCTGGGTCGGCACCTGGTACGCCGGCGTGTCGCGCGTGGACCTGGGCAGCGGCGGCTTCGCCCGCATCGTGCGCCGTGGCGACCTGCCCGACACCCTGGCCGACAACAAGGCGCGCGCGCTGCTCGGCGACGGCAACAAGCTCTGGGTCGGCACCGCCACCGCGCTCAACCACGTCGACCCGGCCACCGGCGAAGCCAGCGTCTACCGCCCCGATCCGCGCAATCCGAACAGCCTGGCCGACCTGCCGGCCAGCGCGCTCGCGCGCGACGGCGCCGGCCGCGTGTGGATCGGCAGCCGCACCGGCCTGACCTCGTTCGACCCCGTCAGTCGCCGTTTCGAGCGCCTGGCGCTGTCGGGCGACGCCGACGCCAACAACGTGCGCGCCCTGTATGCCTCGCCGGACGGCGGCATCTGGGTCGCCACCCGCGGCGGCCTGCACCGGCTCGACCCGGCCACCCGCAAGACCGAGCACTGGCGCCACGACCCGGGCAAGTCCACCAGCCTGGCCGACGATATCGTGCGGCCGATGCTGCTGGACCGGCGCGGCCGCATGTGGATCGGCACCTTCGACGGCCTCGACCTGATGGACCGCGCCAGCGGGCGCTTCCGCCACTTCCGCCACGATCCCTACGACGCCGCCAGCCTGAGCCACGACGAGGTGCACGCGCTGTTCGAGGACAGCCGCGGCGACGTCTGGGTCGGCACCGCGGTGGGCCTGAACCGCATGGTCACCGCGGCCGACGGATCGGTGAGCTTCGTGCGCTACACCACGCGCGAAGGCCTGCTCGACGACGCGGTCGCGGCGATCCTGGAGGACGGCGACGGCCGCCTGTGGGTCAGCACCACCAGCGGCATTTCCTGCTTTGATCCTGCCGCCAACCGCTGGCGCAACTACACGGCCGCCGACGGGCTCACCGAGGGCGCCTTCTTCGACTCGTCGGCGGTGCGCGGCCCGGACGGCATCCTCTACTTCGGCGGCTTCAACGGCATCACGGCCTTCGACCCGCGCGCGATCCGCGACAACCGGGTGGCGCCGCGCCCGGTCATCACCGGCCTGACGATCTTCAACCGCCCGGTCGAGCAGGTGCTGCCCGGCGCGCTCAAGGGACCGGTCGAGCATGCCGAGACGGTGACGCTGCCGGCCGGCGCCTCGGTGTTCTCGCTCGAGTTCTCGGCGCTGCACTTCGCCGCGCCCGAGCGCAACCGCTTCGCCTACCGCCTCGACGGCTTCGACCAGGACTGGGTCTACGAGGATGCCGCCAGGCGCTTCGCCACCTATACCAACCTGGATCCGGGCACCTACGTGTTCCGGCTGCGCGCGGCCAACAAGGACGGGGTCTGGAGCGAGCAGGTGGCGGCGCTGGCGATCACCATCGAGCCGCCGCCCTGGGGCACGCCGTGGTTCCGCGCGATCGCCGTGCTGCTGCTGGCGGCCCTCGGCTACCTGGGGGTGCGGATGCGCATGTCGGGCCTGCAGCGCCAGAAAGAGCAGCTGGCGCGCCAGGTGGGCGCGCGCACCGAGCAGGTCGAGCAGCAGAACCGCATGCTCGAGCGCCAGACCGAGGAATTGCGTGACCAGGGGCAACGGGTCCGCCAGCAGTCCAACGAATTGGCGCGCGCCTACCGCGCGCTGCAGGAGAACGAGGAATTCCTGCGCCAGGCCAAGCAGCGCGCCGAGGATGCGACGCGCCAGAAGTCCGAGTTCCTGGCCAACATGAGCCACGAGATGCGCACCCCGCTGGCGGGCGTGATCGGCATGCTCGGCTTCGCGCTGCGCGACGCCTCGCTGCGCGCGACCACGCGCGAGCAGATCCAGCGCGGCCAGGGCAATGCCGAGGCGCTGCTGGCGATCATCAACGATCTGCTCGACTTCTCCAAGATCGAGGCGGGCAAGCTGAGCATCGAGAACATCGACTTCGACCTGCATGCCGTCATCCGCAACGTGGCCAGTTTGTTCGAGGAGCAGGCCGCGGGAAAAAGCATCGGTTTCAAGGTGGCCTTCGAGGACGCGCTGCCGCGCTTCGTGCTGGGCGACCCGACCCGCTTGCGCCAGGTGCTGGTCAACCTGGTCGGGAATGCCTTCAAGTTCACCCGCTCGGGCACGGTCGACCTGCGGGTCGAGCTGCGTGCGGACGACCAGGTGCGCGGCGAGGGCTGGAACATGGTGCGTTTCACGGTGCGCGACACCGGCATCGGCATTCCGGCCGATGCGCTGCCGCGCCTGTTCCAGAAATTCGAACAGGCCGACACCACCACCACGCGCCGCTACGGCGGCACCGGCCTGGGGCTGGCGATCTGCCGCCAGCTGGTGGCCCTGATGGGCGGTTCGATCGCGGTCAACAGCATCGAAGGCAAGGGCAGCACCTTCAGCGTGCTAGTGCCGCTGGCCGACGGCGTCGAGCCGCCGCACCTGGAGCAGGCGCCGCGCGCGCCGCATACCCATCGCCTGCGCATCCTGTGCGCCGAGGATTTCGCGACCAACCAGATCATCGCCCGCACCATGGTCGAGGACATGGGGCACCAGATCGACATTGCCGACAATGGCCTGCTGGCCGTGGCCGCCTGCGCCCGCACGCGCTACGACCTGGTGCTGATGGACGGACGCATGCCCGAGATGGACGGCGCCACCGCGACCCGCCTGATCCGCGCCGGCGGCACGCCCGACGCCAGGGTGCTGGACCCGCACCTGATGATCGTGGCCCTGACCGCCAACGCCAGCGGCGAAGACCGGGCGCGCTACCTGGCCTGCGGCATGGACGCCTTCCTGACCAAGCCGATCGACGAGGACGCGCTGCACCAGCAGATCTCGCGCGCCATCGAACGCCAGCTGGGGCGCGGCATCGCGCTGGCGCCGATGCCCGCCGCCGAACCTGCTGCGGGCGAGCCGGCGCCGGCCTCGCCGCTGGCCGCGCTGGATGCGATGTTCGGGGTCGCCCCGGCGCCCACCCAGGCCCCATCGCCCGACGCGGCGGCGCCGGCCAATGCCGGCCGCCGTGCCGACGACCTGGCCGCGCGCCTGCGCGCCGCCTTTGCCGCCGACTTGCCGCGCCGCCGCACCGAGCTGGCGGCGGCCCTGGACAGCGACGACCTGGAAGCGGCGGGCAGGGTGCTGCACGGCCTGCGCGGCAGCGCCGCCTACCTGGGCGAAACCGCGCTCGGCCAGTTGTGCGCCGAGCTGGAAGCGGCCGCCGACGCGGGCGACCGCGCGCGCCTGCTGGCCGGGCTGGCGCGCCTGGGCGTGCAGCTGGCCGTCTTCCAGCCCACGTGAATCACCTTTCACTATAATGGCGCTCGACAGGGGCCAAGGGGGCAGCGGAACATGAAAGTGCTGGCGGTGGACGACGACGTGGTATCGCGCATGATGCTGATGCATCTGGTGGACAGCTGCGGTCAATACGAGATCGTGGAGGCGGAGGACGGCGAGGACGCCTGGCGGCGCCTGGC from Massilia varians encodes:
- the ggt gene encoding gamma-glutamyltransferase, translated to MNDTKLRATVLALALAFTAQPLLAQDTRQAAPEAATGYTAKAGWPAKKYMVAAANPLAVQAGYQILQQGGSAIDAAIATQLVLTLVEPQSSGIGGGAFLVHYDGRKTQAFDGRETAPSKADERLFQRPDGTPLSRVEGIVGGRSTGAPGVLRMLELAHKEHGKLPWKTLFAPAIRLSEQGFAVSPRLHALLSGDRYLRQDPEAARYFYGNGGQPWPVGHILKNPALAATLREIAEGGADAFYTGRIARDIAAKVQGHPTNPGLLSAADIAAYQPKVRTPVCSDYRAYTVCGMPPPSSGGIAVAQMLGMFETFDMKALAPANGVPGPDAVHVFSEVGRLAYADRNRYAADSDFVPLPGRGVPSLIDKTYLATRAKLVGTRSMGEAPAGKPPGMEMAWHWGKDNAIETPSTSHLSVVDGYGMGLAMTTTVEDAFGSRQMVDGFILNNQLTDFSFASRDADGPIANRVEAGKRPRSAMSPTVVFDRKSGKLVLTVGSPGGPAIINYVAKVLVGTLDWDMNVQQAIAMPNFGSRNGPTELEAGRFPSTTIEALGARGHKVRLGEQTSGLHGIQRIQVHGVPLWYGGADPRREGVAQGD
- a CDS encoding class I SAM-dependent DNA methyltransferase, which produces MPHPSTAAAYDQLAERWLDGVFDGSNGLRQHQRALAFLAPAAGGWALNVGCGCSSRFNRLLRTHGLRIEGVDVSARMLELARAADPEVVLHHADIRDWPLPRSYRFMTAWDSIWHVRLAQQRALMRKLLRALEPGGVFIFSAGGTDEAGEHVDATMGPELRYSTLGIRGLLALIHEADCDCRHLEFDQHPEQHLFVIVQRRA
- a CDS encoding patatin-like phospholipase family protein, with the protein product MVLTGGGARAAYQAGVMHAIARILADAGRPALRSPFDIICGTSAGALNATALACRADDFSSAVRGLLNVWEGVNAHQVYRADSLGVLRSGARWLSLLSFGWLLRKWHASPPQSLLDNTPLAGLLHRVLDLPRLDAALADGVLHALAITASSYSSGHHITFYQAAREIAPWLRHQRLALSTQISVEHLLASSAIPFIFPAVPLYLGGRREYCGDGSMRQLAPIAPAIHLGAARVLVVGAGRMSERAVDPAPNTGYPSLAQIAGHALSSIFLDSLAADIERLQRVNQTLERVPPEARAALPLRRVELLVIAPSERLDDIALRHVHSLPSPVRTLLGGIGALETRGAALASYLLFEGSYTRELIRLGERDTLARRDDVLAFFPA
- a CDS encoding hybrid sensor histidine kinase/response regulator; translated protein: MSALLRLFAAALLLVLGAGALAGPLRPTLRFQHLSVAEGLAQETVLAVVQDRDGFMWFGTQHGLSRFDGYRVINYRTVPGKPRSLSNSWVRVLHLDRHGRLWLGTDGGLNLYDPVTQSFTLFVPEETARRGNGNRHINAIIGDGRDGLWIGTNDGLQYFDTTLRRFTTWHHERGNEASLSDDNVNALALDAGGRLWIGTGGGLDSLATGPGAGRARIEHHPSDLGPRGNPVHALMVDGQQRLWIGRLGGLERRVLEGPEAGKLRRFGLEDGIGPWWITTLYRDAANEIWIGTHDDGLLRWRGHEDKFESHRHVVSDRHSLGDNQVASLYRDRLGTFWVGTWYAGVSRVDLGSGGFARIVRRGDLPDTLADNKARALLGDGNKLWVGTATALNHVDPATGEASVYRPDPRNPNSLADLPASALARDGAGRVWIGSRTGLTSFDPVSRRFERLALSGDADANNVRALYASPDGGIWVATRGGLHRLDPATRKTEHWRHDPGKSTSLADDIVRPMLLDRRGRMWIGTFDGLDLMDRASGRFRHFRHDPYDAASLSHDEVHALFEDSRGDVWVGTAVGLNRMVTAADGSVSFVRYTTREGLLDDAVAAILEDGDGRLWVSTTSGISCFDPAANRWRNYTAADGLTEGAFFDSSAVRGPDGILYFGGFNGITAFDPRAIRDNRVAPRPVITGLTIFNRPVEQVLPGALKGPVEHAETVTLPAGASVFSLEFSALHFAAPERNRFAYRLDGFDQDWVYEDAARRFATYTNLDPGTYVFRLRAANKDGVWSEQVAALAITIEPPPWGTPWFRAIAVLLLAALGYLGVRMRMSGLQRQKEQLARQVGARTEQVEQQNRMLERQTEELRDQGQRVRQQSNELARAYRALQENEEFLRQAKQRAEDATRQKSEFLANMSHEMRTPLAGVIGMLGFALRDASLRATTREQIQRGQGNAEALLAIINDLLDFSKIEAGKLSIENIDFDLHAVIRNVASLFEEQAAGKSIGFKVAFEDALPRFVLGDPTRLRQVLVNLVGNAFKFTRSGTVDLRVELRADDQVRGEGWNMVRFTVRDTGIGIPADALPRLFQKFEQADTTTTRRYGGTGLGLAICRQLVALMGGSIAVNSIEGKGSTFSVLVPLADGVEPPHLEQAPRAPHTHRLRILCAEDFATNQIIARTMVEDMGHQIDIADNGLLAVAACARTRYDLVLMDGRMPEMDGATATRLIRAGGTPDARVLDPHLMIVALTANASGEDRARYLACGMDAFLTKPIDEDALHQQISRAIERQLGRGIALAPMPAAEPAAGEPAPASPLAALDAMFGVAPAPTQAPSPDAAAPANAGRRADDLAARLRAAFAADLPRRRTELAAALDSDDLEAAGRVLHGLRGSAAYLGETALGQLCAELEAAADAGDRARLLAGLARLGVQLAVFQPT